A section of the Rummeliibacillus pycnus genome encodes:
- a CDS encoding methyl-accepting chemotaxis protein — protein sequence MKKILNSIQWKLMITCLILMMIPCSIIGITCYFNAKQSMDGLGKTIIKNSVLATIQQIDSLNKEVKKGNLSLEDAQEELKEQILGPKNSKGKREISNKIDLGESGYLFILQKDGYMLAHPNIEDTQSWGLKDSNGHYYIQSIIKNAEKGGGYAEYQFPLPNNPDKIADKITYSQTDPNWGWIVSAGTYKKDFNESANNLLVVLFTALAISLVLGAIAMYFLAKHIGIPIKRLTRRLKKISSGDLSVKLDKMNRNDEIGQLNNHFNLMVTNLKSLISEVSSTIKEVREASSNLAAVSEEVTASTVEITKAAEEVSVGTTTQVNDAEHTKDVAGKVSQHIQLLHTKNNHMLLASEGMQKSYKDGLQNLVILKEKSSKSTDLVEHVQQVFASLSLKMKDIENIISTINDISAQTNLLALNASIEAARAGEHGKGFAVVAEEVRKLAVQTKHSTLSVQDTLRGIEEETIRANEEISKTSMIVLQQNEAVLNTGYSFDNIKENVQTILIAIEDVSTSFNVLLTSKDEIMDSMNNIMNISEHNAGATQEVFASLAEQQKVIQVVAESATCLSDEIESLKASIGQFKIK from the coding sequence ATGAAAAAAATACTAAATTCAATTCAATGGAAACTCATGATTACTTGCTTAATATTAATGATGATTCCCTGCTCTATCATAGGAATCACTTGTTATTTTAATGCAAAACAAAGTATGGATGGATTGGGCAAGACCATTATAAAAAATAGTGTATTAGCAACAATACAACAAATTGATTCTCTTAACAAAGAAGTAAAAAAAGGAAACCTCTCATTAGAAGATGCACAAGAGGAGCTAAAAGAGCAAATTCTCGGCCCCAAAAATAGTAAAGGAAAACGTGAAATTTCTAACAAAATTGATTTAGGAGAAAGTGGTTATCTTTTTATCTTACAAAAAGATGGTTACATGCTCGCACATCCTAATATAGAAGATACTCAATCTTGGGGATTGAAAGACAGTAACGGCCACTATTATATTCAATCCATTATAAAAAATGCAGAAAAAGGTGGAGGATATGCTGAATATCAATTTCCACTCCCTAATAATCCAGATAAAATAGCAGATAAAATTACTTATTCACAAACCGATCCGAACTGGGGTTGGATCGTTTCAGCTGGTACATACAAAAAGGATTTTAACGAATCAGCAAACAATTTACTTGTTGTATTATTTACTGCATTAGCTATTTCTCTTGTCCTTGGTGCAATCGCCATGTACTTTTTAGCAAAGCATATCGGAATCCCTATTAAGAGATTAACAAGGCGCTTAAAGAAGATTTCATCGGGGGATCTATCTGTAAAGCTTGATAAAATGAATCGTAATGATGAAATTGGCCAATTAAATAACCATTTCAATCTTATGGTCACAAATCTTAAATCGTTAATATCTGAAGTAAGTAGCACGATTAAGGAAGTTCGTGAAGCATCCTCGAATCTTGCAGCAGTCTCTGAAGAAGTAACAGCTTCTACAGTTGAAATTACAAAAGCTGCTGAAGAAGTTTCAGTTGGGACCACAACACAGGTCAATGATGCAGAACATACAAAAGATGTAGCAGGAAAAGTTTCTCAGCACATTCAATTGCTCCATACCAAAAACAACCATATGTTATTAGCTTCGGAAGGAATGCAAAAATCTTATAAAGATGGTTTACAGAACTTGGTTATATTAAAAGAAAAATCATCAAAATCTACAGATTTAGTGGAACATGTTCAACAAGTATTCGCTTCTTTATCCTTAAAAATGAAAGATATCGAAAATATTATTTCAACTATTAACGATATTTCTGCTCAAACAAATTTATTAGCTTTAAATGCCAGCATAGAAGCTGCACGTGCAGGTGAACATGGAAAAGGCTTTGCAGTAGTTGCTGAGGAAGTAAGAAAATTAGCAGTACAAACAAAACACTCTACACTTAGTGTACAAGACACTTTAAGAGGTATTGAAGAAGAAACAATACGCGCAAACGAAGAAATTTCAAAAACATCTATGATTGTTCTACAACAAAATGAGGCTGTTCTGAATACTGGCTATTCCTTTGACAATATTAAAGAAAACGTTCAAACCATTTTAATAGCGATTGAAGATGTATCAACTAGTTTTAACGTTTTATTGACTTCAAAGGATGAGATCATGGATTCTATGAATAATATTATGAACATTAGTGAACATAATGCTGGTGCTACTCAAGAAGTTTTTGCTTCACTAGCAGAACAGCAAAAAGTGATTCAAGTGGTTGCTGAATCTGCTACATGCTTATCTGATGAGATTGAATCTTTAAAAGCTTCAATTGGACAATTCAAAATTAAATAA
- the rlmD gene encoding 23S rRNA (uracil(1939)-C(5))-methyltransferase RlmD, with protein MVQQPIMTMGQKIPLTIKRLGINGEGIGYYKRNVVFVKGALPGEEIYAELTKINRNFAEAKVIKIQKKSKARQIPPCPVYEECGGCQLQHMKYSYQLTAKRDIIVQALNKYVKSEAKKIEIRQTIGMDTPWHYRNKSQFQVRKPGNHVLAGLYAANSHKLLNIDECLVQHPVTTKITNAVKKIISNLNIPIYDGRSLKGIIRTIVVRIGIQTGEVQLVLITTRKNFANKELLVEKLKQIDPSIVSIVQNINADKTSLIFGDQTIILAGKETIHEELGEFGFDLSARAFFQLNPQQTVHLYNQIKKAAALTGQETVVDAYCGVGTIGLWLAKDAKEVRGMDIIPESIQDAKQNAKKHGFMHTHYVTGTAEKWLDIWQKENFVPNVLTVDPPRTGLAPSLIKTILQVKPKRVVYTSCNPSTLAKDLQELIKIYHVEYIQPMDMFPQTSHVESVTLLTLKS; from the coding sequence TTGGTGCAACAACCTATAATGACAATGGGACAAAAGATCCCTCTTACAATAAAACGGTTAGGCATTAACGGTGAGGGCATCGGTTACTATAAACGCAATGTAGTTTTTGTAAAGGGTGCTCTTCCTGGAGAAGAAATCTATGCTGAACTAACCAAGATAAATCGTAACTTTGCTGAAGCAAAAGTGATAAAAATTCAGAAAAAGTCAAAAGCTCGCCAAATTCCACCATGCCCTGTTTATGAAGAATGTGGTGGGTGTCAATTACAACATATGAAGTATTCATATCAGCTTACAGCAAAACGAGATATAATTGTGCAAGCTTTAAATAAATATGTAAAATCTGAGGCAAAAAAGATAGAGATTCGTCAAACAATTGGAATGGATACGCCTTGGCATTATCGCAATAAAAGTCAGTTTCAAGTTCGCAAACCAGGTAACCATGTACTGGCAGGTCTTTATGCTGCAAATAGTCATAAACTTTTAAATATTGATGAATGTCTAGTACAACATCCCGTAACAACAAAAATAACAAATGCTGTGAAAAAGATTATCAGCAATTTAAATATTCCTATATACGATGGTCGTTCCCTAAAAGGAATCATCCGAACTATTGTCGTACGTATTGGCATACAAACTGGCGAAGTCCAACTTGTATTAATCACTACTCGTAAAAACTTTGCAAATAAAGAATTACTAGTAGAAAAATTAAAACAAATTGACCCTTCAATCGTATCAATCGTTCAAAATATTAATGCTGATAAAACATCTCTTATCTTCGGAGATCAAACCATCATACTTGCAGGTAAAGAGACCATTCATGAAGAACTCGGCGAATTTGGTTTTGATTTATCTGCTCGAGCATTTTTCCAATTGAATCCTCAACAAACGGTCCATCTTTATAATCAAATTAAGAAAGCGGCTGCTTTGACAGGGCAAGAAACAGTAGTCGATGCCTATTGTGGAGTTGGAACCATTGGACTTTGGCTTGCAAAAGATGCTAAAGAAGTTCGTGGAATGGATATTATTCCAGAAAGTATTCAAGATGCAAAGCAAAATGCAAAAAAACATGGTTTTATGCATACACACTATGTAACAGGCACTGCCGAAAAATGGTTAGATATCTGGCAAAAAGAAAACTTTGTCCCTAACGTACTAACAGTCGATCCTCCACGTACCGGCCTTGCACCTAGTCTGATTAAAACCATCTTGCAAGTAAAACCAAAACGAGTTGTTTATACTTCATGTAATCCATCAACACTTGCAAAAGATTTACAAGAATTGATTAAAATTTATCATGTTGAATATATTCAACCGATGGATATGTTTCCTCAAACATCACATGTGGAATCAGTAACATTATTAACATTAAAATCGTAA
- a CDS encoding polysaccharide deacetylase family protein: protein MFKQHATGIILAMTIIITGIVANPFTAFAQQFSWGFKKAQNEVPPEAGTTFDQMLAKYGAVYKGNPDEKVMYLTFDCGYENGYTESILNTLKKENIQATFFLTGHYLTSATPLVKRMVNEGHEIGNHSDKHPNMARLTKEQMIDEWKRFDKKLAEITDVERTVFARPPEGVFSEELLRVGQEAGYRHIFWSVAFKDWIRDKPQGWQYAYNNLMSQMHPGAIILMHTVSSDNAEALPRFIEDAKKKGYHFDSINNLVNDIPIASNS, encoded by the coding sequence ATGTTTAAACAACATGCGACTGGTATTATTTTAGCTATGACAATAATCATCACCGGTATTGTTGCTAATCCATTTACTGCATTCGCTCAACAATTTAGTTGGGGCTTTAAAAAGGCACAAAATGAAGTCCCACCTGAAGCAGGTACTACATTTGATCAAATGCTTGCAAAATACGGAGCTGTATATAAAGGAAATCCAGACGAAAAGGTAATGTATCTAACTTTCGATTGCGGCTATGAAAATGGCTATACTGAATCCATTTTAAATACTTTAAAAAAAGAGAATATCCAAGCCACGTTTTTCTTAACCGGGCACTACTTGACTAGTGCAACTCCATTAGTAAAACGAATGGTCAATGAAGGACATGAAATTGGCAACCATTCAGATAAACATCCGAATATGGCGCGACTTACCAAAGAACAAATGATAGATGAATGGAAACGTTTTGATAAAAAATTAGCAGAAATAACGGATGTAGAAAGAACGGTTTTCGCAAGACCACCTGAGGGTGTATTTAGCGAAGAGTTACTACGAGTTGGTCAAGAAGCAGGCTATCGCCATATATTCTGGTCTGTTGCTTTTAAAGACTGGATTCGAGATAAACCACAAGGATGGCAATATGCTTATAACAATTTAATGTCTCAAATGCATCCAGGAGCAATTATTTTAATGCATACAGTATCTTCTGATAATGCAGAAGCACTTCCTCGCTTTATCGAAGATGCAAAGAAAAAAGGCTATCACTTTGATTCCATTAATAACCTTGTAAATGATATCCCGATAGCATCAAATTCCTAA
- a CDS encoding TIGR01777 family oxidoreductase, with protein MKIAITGGSGFVGQELVKQLQQQGHEIIILTRKKNHFINSIQYIQWLSKDSVPENYLEGIDAVVNLAGTSINNGRWTEKHQKEIYDSRILATNEVIRILKVLKKPPKVLVNASAIGVYPASTTTTYSESSTEIAHDFLAKTVQDWEQSAISAEKLGVRVVLARFGVILGKNSGALPMMVMPYKFYVGGTVGRGSQWVSWVHVTDVVAAIIFAINNEKLNGIMNVTAPNPVCMKNFGETIATVTNRPHWFPVPAFILKIALGKKSQLILEGQRVLPKVLLDAHFQFQYPTLKRALENLL; from the coding sequence ATGAAAATTGCTATTACCGGTGGTTCAGGATTTGTTGGTCAAGAACTTGTTAAACAGTTACAACAACAAGGTCATGAAATTATTATATTAACTAGAAAGAAAAATCATTTTATTAATAGCATTCAATATATTCAATGGTTGTCGAAAGACTCCGTTCCCGAAAACTATTTAGAGGGAATAGATGCCGTTGTTAATTTAGCTGGTACCTCTATCAATAATGGGCGTTGGACTGAAAAGCACCAAAAAGAAATATATGATAGCCGTATATTAGCTACAAATGAAGTAATCCGAATCCTTAAGGTATTAAAAAAACCCCCTAAAGTATTAGTAAATGCTAGTGCAATTGGTGTTTATCCTGCTTCAACAACGACTACATATTCTGAGAGCTCGACTGAAATTGCCCATGATTTTCTAGCTAAAACAGTTCAAGATTGGGAACAATCAGCAATATCTGCTGAAAAATTAGGTGTACGTGTCGTCTTAGCTCGTTTTGGCGTAATTCTTGGAAAAAATTCAGGAGCTCTTCCCATGATGGTCATGCCATATAAATTTTACGTTGGGGGAACAGTGGGTCGAGGTTCTCAATGGGTATCATGGGTTCATGTGACTGATGTTGTAGCTGCAATAATATTTGCCATTAATAACGAAAAACTAAATGGAATTATGAATGTAACTGCTCCAAATCCAGTTTGTATGAAAAACTTTGGAGAAACGATTGCAACAGTAACAAATCGGCCTCATTGGTTCCCTGTCCCTGCGTTTATACTGAAAATAGCTCTCGGTAAAAAGAGTCAACTTATTTTAGAGGGTCAACGAGTTTTACCAAAAGTTTTATTGGATGCACATTTTCAATTTCAATATCCTACTCTTAAAAGGGCTTTAGAAAATTTATTGTAA
- the recX gene encoding recombination regulator RecX, whose amino-acid sequence MSRVITKITRQKRNQQRYNIYLNEEYAFSIDEAILIQYSLTKGKTIDDLTIDEIAFDDEIQRAFNRALSFLSYQMRSEYEVHQKLKKLEFGEAVIQEALQKLKKLGFLNDKSYSKALLETKKKTAKKGPRAIQKDLEKKGIDQKLQQQVLHSFSEKEQLEIALQLAEKAVRNEHRKTPSQMKQKIQEMLIRKGYSFTIIEQVLNEIEFSKEEEEWIEMIRKQGDKVWNKYASKYSNYELKMRVKQSLYQKGFPIDKIEMFIEQKEQYNG is encoded by the coding sequence ATGTCGCGAGTCATTACAAAAATTACACGTCAAAAACGAAATCAACAACGTTATAATATTTATTTAAATGAAGAATATGCGTTTAGTATTGATGAAGCTATTCTAATTCAGTATAGTCTAACAAAAGGGAAGACGATTGATGATTTAACAATTGACGAAATTGCTTTTGACGATGAGATTCAAAGAGCATTCAATCGTGCATTATCCTTTTTAAGTTATCAAATGCGAAGCGAATATGAAGTTCATCAAAAACTGAAAAAATTAGAATTTGGTGAAGCTGTTATTCAAGAAGCATTACAAAAATTGAAGAAGCTAGGATTTTTAAATGATAAAAGCTATTCAAAAGCATTATTAGAGACGAAAAAGAAAACAGCAAAAAAAGGCCCTAGAGCTATCCAAAAGGATTTGGAGAAAAAAGGAATTGATCAAAAACTTCAACAGCAAGTCCTACATTCTTTTTCTGAGAAGGAACAATTAGAAATAGCTTTGCAATTAGCCGAAAAAGCTGTACGAAATGAGCATCGAAAAACACCTAGCCAAATGAAGCAGAAGATACAAGAAATGCTTATTCGAAAAGGATACTCTTTTACAATCATAGAACAAGTCCTAAACGAAATTGAATTCTCTAAAGAAGAAGAAGAATGGATAGAAATGATTCGTAAGCAAGGAGATAAAGTTTGGAATAAGTATGCTTCTAAATATAGTAATTATGAATTAAAGATGCGAGTAAAGCAGTCACTCTATCAAAAAGGTTTCCCTATTGATAAAATTGAAATGTTTATAGAACAAAAGGAGCAATACAATGGATAA
- a CDS encoding YfhH family protein, with product MDKKFNEMTPNELRETIATLKEKARKAEQLGILNEFAVYERKALLAQAYLLNPDDFKPGEIYRIENDPGMFFQVDYLKGVYAWGYRLGGNHYEEALPISMLTPVKEAF from the coding sequence ATGGATAAAAAATTTAATGAAATGACCCCCAATGAATTACGTGAAACGATAGCTACATTGAAAGAAAAGGCACGTAAAGCTGAACAACTTGGAATTTTAAATGAATTTGCTGTTTATGAAAGAAAAGCATTATTAGCACAAGCTTACTTATTAAACCCAGATGACTTTAAACCAGGTGAAATTTATCGTATCGAGAACGATCCAGGCATGTTCTTTCAAGTGGATTATTTAAAAGGTGTTTATGCATGGGGATATCGCTTAGGTGGAAATCATTATGAAGAAGCACTTCCTATTTCAATGTTAACACCAGTCAAGGAGGCTTTTTAG
- a CDS encoding YfhJ family protein, translating into MEQKVNELVAKLCAKNPSVSEQKARVWIELLWSDFESTYAKAGYEYRGAEITEKIILQWIESYGSQLHEFAGRNPKYAHLLDEVE; encoded by the coding sequence GTGGAGCAAAAGGTAAACGAGTTAGTTGCTAAATTATGTGCCAAAAATCCTAGTGTTTCCGAACAAAAAGCACGTGTTTGGATTGAACTACTATGGTCAGATTTTGAATCCACATATGCTAAAGCAGGTTACGAGTATCGTGGAGCTGAGATCACTGAAAAAATTATTTTACAATGGATTGAAAGTTACGGTTCACAGTTACATGAATTCGCTGGCCGTAATCCGAAATATGCACATTTATTAGATGAAGTAGAATAA
- a CDS encoding metal-dependent hydrolase, with amino-acid sequence MDSGTHLVMGIALGGLALVDPVVAHNSPTTAAVITGMIVGSQAPDIDTILKLRGNAIYIRHHRGITHSIPAVLLWPILITGFLSIIFPGANLLHLWLWTFFAVFLHVFVDIFNAYGTQALRPFSKQWIALGWINTFDPIIFALHVIALMFWAFGANPVPTMFTLYGVILIYYIIRYLMQKSVKRAVRNTIPGAERIILSPTSHFFQYRIAANSATHHYVGRAYGRSITIYDKFLIEPLPDTPEIKAVMKDPNFTSFISFSPLYRWEVADIEDNLIEVRLIDLRYRSNNRYPFVAIAHLNQNYEIVNSFTGWIFSEDKLQKKLVV; translated from the coding sequence TTGGATTCTGGCACACATTTAGTTATGGGGATTGCTTTGGGGGGTCTCGCTTTAGTTGACCCAGTTGTTGCTCATAATTCACCAACCACAGCAGCAGTTATTACAGGCATGATTGTTGGTTCTCAAGCTCCCGATATTGATACAATTTTAAAATTACGTGGCAATGCAATTTATATTCGGCACCATAGAGGGATCACACACTCTATTCCAGCAGTTCTATTATGGCCTATTTTGATTACCGGTTTTCTTTCTATTATATTTCCTGGTGCGAATCTTTTACATCTTTGGCTTTGGACATTTTTTGCTGTATTTTTACATGTCTTCGTTGATATCTTTAATGCATATGGAACACAAGCGCTAAGACCTTTTTCAAAACAATGGATTGCACTCGGATGGATTAATACATTTGATCCAATAATTTTTGCACTCCACGTCATTGCTCTTATGTTTTGGGCATTTGGAGCCAATCCAGTTCCAACGATGTTTACATTGTATGGGGTTATTCTCATCTATTATATCATTCGATATTTAATGCAAAAATCCGTAAAAAGAGCTGTTCGCAATACAATTCCTGGTGCCGAGCGAATCATTTTGTCACCTACATCACACTTTTTTCAATATCGAATAGCTGCAAATTCTGCTACCCATCATTATGTTGGACGAGCATACGGACGATCCATAACGATTTATGATAAGTTTCTAATTGAGCCTTTGCCTGATACTCCTGAAATCAAGGCAGTTATGAAGGACCCAAATTTTACATCATTTATCTCCTTTTCTCCTTTATATAGATGGGAAGTAGCTGATATTGAAGACAATCTAATCGAAGTAAGGCTGATTGATTTACGTTATCGCAGTAACAATCGCTATCCTTTTGTTGCAATCGCTCACCTTAATCAGAATTACGAAATTGTAAACTCCTTTACCGGGTGGATTTTTAGTGAGGATAAATTACAGAAGAAGCTTGTGGTATAA
- the mutY gene encoding A/G-specific adenine glycosylase, with the protein MYYQYKKQFQQSLVEWFQKEKRDLPWRKTKDPYKIWVSEVMLQQTRVDTVIPYYNRFMEEFPTPEILAEAPEEKLLKQWEGLGYYSRARNLQAGVREVVETYNGKVPDNRPEISKLKGVGPYTAGAILSIAYNRAEHAVDGNVMRVLSRVLLIDADIAVPKNKRIFENAVMELIDTEHPSEFNQGLMELGALVCTPTSPKCLLCPVREFCTAFNEGNPEELPVKSKKVKTKNLHYDVFVVQNKKGQFLLEKRPEKGLLANMWQFPMFEQKSNIQHTNESLLSTAFQVELINREKLLSFKHVFSHLVWHMDSYRLIVEQIGNAPENSDWFTIDQMKELPMPVPMLKIWEHYKKEN; encoded by the coding sequence ATGTATTATCAATATAAAAAACAATTTCAACAATCATTAGTCGAATGGTTTCAAAAAGAAAAAAGAGATTTACCCTGGAGAAAGACAAAAGACCCCTATAAAATTTGGGTTTCTGAAGTAATGCTACAACAAACAAGAGTAGATACTGTAATTCCATACTATAATCGATTTATGGAAGAATTTCCAACTCCAGAGATATTAGCTGAAGCACCTGAAGAAAAACTATTAAAGCAATGGGAAGGGCTCGGTTATTACTCGAGAGCACGGAATTTACAAGCGGGTGTTCGAGAAGTTGTTGAAACCTATAATGGAAAAGTTCCTGATAACCGTCCTGAAATTTCAAAACTTAAAGGAGTTGGCCCTTATACTGCAGGTGCAATATTAAGTATTGCCTATAATAGAGCTGAACATGCAGTGGATGGTAATGTTATGAGAGTACTTAGTAGAGTACTGTTAATAGATGCTGATATTGCGGTACCTAAAAACAAGAGAATATTTGAAAATGCGGTAATGGAATTAATTGATACAGAACATCCATCAGAATTTAATCAAGGATTAATGGAATTAGGAGCGCTAGTATGTACACCAACGTCTCCGAAATGTTTACTTTGTCCTGTAAGAGAATTTTGTACAGCTTTTAATGAAGGAAATCCAGAAGAGCTACCTGTAAAATCGAAAAAAGTAAAAACAAAAAATCTCCATTATGATGTCTTTGTTGTACAAAATAAAAAAGGACAATTTCTGTTAGAAAAAAGGCCTGAAAAAGGATTGCTTGCGAATATGTGGCAATTTCCGATGTTCGAGCAAAAGAGTAACATCCAACATACAAATGAGTCTCTCCTTTCTACTGCTTTTCAAGTCGAACTAATTAATCGTGAAAAATTGCTATCATTCAAACATGTTTTCTCCCATCTTGTATGGCATATGGATAGCTATCGTTTAATTGTAGAGCAAATAGGTAATGCTCCAGAAAATAGCGATTGGTTTACCATTGACCAAATGAAGGAATTGCCAATGCCAGTACCCATGCTGAAAATTTGGGAACATTACAAAAAAGAAAATTAA
- a CDS encoding gamma-type small acid-soluble spore protein has translation MKKNFTNSKNASTEFGSETNIQEIAKQNQQAEKNKAQASGQFGQSAAEEFGSETNLNEVKKQNQQAEQNKAQASGKYAQQNQQNNF, from the coding sequence ATGAAGAAGAATTTTACCAATTCAAAAAATGCTAGTACAGAATTTGGTTCAGAGACAAACATTCAAGAAATAGCAAAACAAAACCAACAAGCTGAAAAAAACAAAGCTCAAGCTTCTGGTCAATTTGGTCAATCAGCTGCTGAAGAGTTTGGTTCTGAAACAAATTTAAATGAGGTAAAAAAACAAAACCAACAAGCAGAGCAAAACAAAGCTCAAGCTTCAGGTAAATATGCTCAACAAAATCAACAAAACAATTTTTAA
- the ntdP gene encoding nucleoside tri-diphosphate phosphatase — MALPSEGEIIQIHSYKHNGNIHRVWQETMVLKATKNIVIGANERTLVIESDGRTWVTREPSICYFHAEHWFNIICMLREDGVYYYCNMSSPFVFDHNAVKYIDYDLDVKVFPDMSYTLLDEDEYEQHKKAMGYPPVIDHILKSNVDKLISWIQQRRGPFAPDFIDAWTSRYEFQRQLHETDE, encoded by the coding sequence ATGGCACTTCCGTCAGAAGGGGAAATAATACAAATACATAGTTATAAGCATAATGGCAACATCCACCGAGTTTGGCAGGAAACAATGGTTTTGAAGGCTACCAAAAATATAGTAATCGGTGCGAATGAAAGAACACTTGTAATCGAGTCAGACGGGCGTACTTGGGTTACACGTGAACCATCGATTTGCTATTTTCACGCAGAGCACTGGTTCAATATTATTTGTATGTTAAGAGAAGATGGAGTATATTACTACTGTAATATGAGTTCGCCATTTGTATTTGATCATAATGCGGTAAAATATATTGATTATGATTTAGATGTTAAAGTCTTTCCAGATATGTCTTACACATTACTCGATGAAGATGAGTATGAACAACATAAGAAGGCTATGGGATATCCACCTGTAATTGACCATATCCTAAAATCTAATGTAGATAAACTAATTAGTTGGATTCAGCAAAGAAGAGGTCCATTTGCTCCTGATTTTATTGATGCTTGGACAAGTCGTTATGAATTCCAAAGACAGTTACACGAAACGGATGAGTAA